A part of Melittangium boletus DSM 14713 genomic DNA contains:
- a CDS encoding aromatic ring-hydroxylating oxygenase subunit alpha, translating to MRNPRDVPPLAPAPAPTVDLDAEADLTRCGALKDYWYVACLSTELTSRAPLARTFFGTNVVLFRDEHGRPVALRDRCLHRNARLSAGAVFDGRLGCPYHGWVYDGSGAVVEVPSLGPSQCGESLDARGHARAGLQVRPCDLGRLQRFDTLEQDGLVFVFMGGDSQRARRPAFRVPFWGQPEWSVYFMVTRFPNGVTNLVENFMDVPHTVFVHEGWFRNTARKRVPATVKRSEGSVLVTYKQEQDTVSGLGRLFNPSGMPMVHTDHYVAPNITRVDYLWGERSGFVINSQITPIGPTDSLVYTAISYRLPYDLPRSLVGHALKPLVRWYTTQVITQDVEIMKVQREGLLNGPGGGVFSGTEADLLHSDIEAYRRWLLEGGHGPGPADEERDIAFWI from the coding sequence ATGAGGAATCCCCGCGACGTGCCGCCGCTCGCGCCGGCTCCGGCCCCCACCGTGGACCTGGACGCCGAGGCGGACCTCACCCGCTGCGGCGCGCTCAAGGACTACTGGTACGTGGCGTGTCTCTCCACGGAGCTCACCTCGCGTGCCCCCCTGGCGCGCACGTTCTTCGGGACGAACGTGGTGCTCTTCCGCGACGAGCACGGTCGGCCCGTGGCCCTGCGCGACCGGTGTCTGCACCGCAACGCGCGCCTGTCCGCCGGAGCCGTCTTCGATGGGCGCCTGGGCTGCCCGTACCATGGCTGGGTGTATGACGGCTCGGGCGCGGTGGTGGAGGTGCCGTCACTCGGGCCGTCCCAGTGCGGTGAATCGCTCGACGCCAGGGGCCATGCGCGCGCGGGCCTCCAGGTGCGGCCGTGTGACCTGGGCCGGTTGCAGCGCTTCGACACGCTGGAGCAGGACGGGCTGGTGTTCGTCTTCATGGGAGGGGACTCCCAGCGCGCCCGCCGTCCCGCCTTCCGGGTGCCGTTCTGGGGCCAGCCCGAGTGGAGCGTCTACTTCATGGTGACGCGCTTCCCCAACGGGGTGACGAACCTGGTGGAGAACTTCATGGACGTGCCGCACACGGTCTTCGTCCACGAGGGGTGGTTCCGGAACACGGCGCGCAAGCGCGTGCCCGCCACGGTGAAGCGCTCCGAGGGCAGTGTGCTCGTCACCTACAAGCAGGAGCAGGACACGGTGTCGGGGCTCGGCCGTCTCTTCAACCCGAGCGGAATGCCCATGGTCCACACGGACCACTACGTCGCGCCCAACATCACCCGCGTGGACTACCTGTGGGGCGAGCGCAGCGGCTTCGTCATCAACTCGCAGATCACGCCCATCGGCCCCACCGACAGCCTCGTCTACACGGCCATCAGCTACCGGCTGCCGTATGACTTGCCGCGCTCGCTCGTGGGCCACGCCCTCAAGCCCCTGGTGCGCTGGTACACCACCCAGGTGATTACCCAGGACGTGGAGATCATGAAGGTCCAGCGCGAGGGGTTGCTCAATGGCCCCGGGGGAGGCGTCTTCTCCGGCACCGAAGCGGACCTCTTGCACTCGGACATCGAGGCCTATCGCCGCTGGCTCCTGGAAGGCGGTCACGGTCCGGGTCCGGCGGACGAGGAGCGCGACATCGCCTTCTGGATTTGA
- a CDS encoding GH3 auxin-responsive promoter family protein, with product MMLSGLMAAQSLSALRFHRALARPERAQAGCLSRVLAAVQGTAQAERVRGFPRVRTAREFQDAVPLATPDSVLADIEALKAGAPRVLTREPLLRFEPSGGSSGASKYIPVTRGLLSEFHHGLAPMLFDVLHARPAVRAGPSYWSISPIGRKQGRTPGGTPVGSVEDSAYFPRPLQPLLARVFAVPGAVALLPDVESCRYVTLWFLVARADLAFLSVWNPSFLSLLMDALERHGERLAEDLERGVCRPPVPDSVEVKEALSRMRFTPQPERARVLREALRLDARGSVLWPRLALLSMWTDAQAAHAVDAARRHFPGVEVQGKGLLATEGVVTLPLFAAPAPVLAVRSHFFEFVDPEHPGARPRLAHELETGRTYSVVMSTSGGLLRYQLGDLVRVEGFHRATPCLRFLGRADSVCDLVGEKLAATRVSHVLAATLPGLFGQRPAFAMMAPEWMASAPPAYRLFLDTDAPETRLEEAAHALENVLCEGFHYRYARELGQLGPLRVLRVTDGVRRYEARCIALGQRAGDIKPADLHRQPGWTAWFTQQGMPRS from the coding sequence ATGATGTTGTCGGGCCTGATGGCGGCCCAGTCCCTCTCGGCGCTGCGCTTCCACCGGGCGCTCGCGCGTCCCGAGCGGGCCCAGGCCGGGTGTCTGTCTCGCGTCCTCGCCGCCGTCCAGGGCACCGCGCAGGCGGAGCGGGTGCGGGGCTTCCCGCGCGTGCGCACCGCGCGCGAGTTCCAGGACGCGGTGCCCCTCGCCACTCCGGATTCGGTGCTCGCGGACATCGAGGCCCTCAAGGCGGGAGCGCCGCGCGTGCTCACCCGCGAGCCGTTGTTGCGCTTCGAGCCCTCGGGGGGTTCCTCGGGTGCGTCCAAGTACATTCCCGTCACCCGGGGCCTGCTGAGCGAGTTCCACCACGGGCTCGCGCCGATGCTGTTCGACGTGCTGCACGCGCGCCCGGCGGTCCGCGCCGGTCCGAGCTACTGGTCCATCTCGCCCATCGGCCGCAAGCAGGGTCGGACTCCGGGCGGCACACCCGTGGGCAGCGTGGAGGACTCGGCGTACTTCCCCCGTCCCCTGCAACCGCTGCTCGCGCGTGTGTTCGCCGTGCCTGGGGCCGTGGCGCTGCTGCCGGACGTGGAGTCGTGCCGGTACGTGACGCTCTGGTTCCTCGTGGCCCGCGCGGACCTGGCCTTCCTCAGTGTGTGGAACCCGAGCTTCCTCTCGCTGCTGATGGATGCGCTGGAGCGGCACGGCGAGCGCCTGGCGGAGGACCTGGAGCGCGGGGTGTGCCGGCCCCCGGTGCCGGACAGCGTGGAGGTGAAGGAGGCGTTGTCGCGCATGCGCTTCACGCCCCAGCCGGAGCGGGCCCGGGTGCTCCGCGAGGCGTTGCGCTTGGACGCGAGAGGTTCCGTGCTCTGGCCCCGGCTCGCGCTGCTGAGCATGTGGACGGATGCCCAGGCGGCGCATGCCGTGGACGCCGCGCGCCGTCACTTCCCGGGCGTCGAGGTGCAGGGCAAGGGGCTGCTCGCCACCGAGGGGGTGGTCACGCTGCCGCTCTTCGCCGCCCCCGCGCCGGTGCTCGCCGTGCGCAGCCACTTCTTCGAGTTCGTCGACCCCGAGCACCCTGGTGCGCGTCCCCGCCTGGCCCATGAGTTGGAGACGGGGCGCACCTACTCCGTCGTGATGTCCACGTCCGGCGGACTGCTGCGCTATCAGTTGGGGGACCTGGTCCGGGTCGAGGGCTTCCACCGCGCCACGCCCTGCCTGCGCTTCCTGGGCCGCGCCGACTCCGTGTGTGATCTGGTCGGCGAGAAGCTGGCCGCCACCCGCGTCTCCCACGTGCTCGCCGCCACGCTGCCGGGATTGTTCGGCCAACGTCCGGCCTTCGCCATGATGGCACCCGAGTGGATGGCCTCCGCGCCGCCCGCGTACCGGCTCTTCCTGGACACGGACGCGCCCGAGACGCGCCTGGAGGAGGCCGCCCACGCGCTGGAGAACGTCCTGTGCGAAGGCTTCCACTACCGCTACGCGCGCGAGCTCGGCCAGCTCGGGCCCCTGCGCGTGCTGCGCGTCACCGACGGCGTGCGCCGCTACGAGGCCCGCTGCATCGCGCTCGGCCAGCGGGCCGGAGACATCAAACCCGCGGACCTCCACCGGCAGCCCGGTTGGACGGCCTGGTTCACCCAACAAGGAATGCCCCGCTCATGA
- a CDS encoding FG-GAP-like repeat-containing protein produces MNAEQSIAHPVRPQALRWGWIWPRWNDPRLPFAAILTLYGVLGFSFFGFNRSPAQMAAIVVSGSVLDAGLTWLLRREKVFPLSAYISCCSLALLLNYSHSSWLLLLPVWLTIGSKYVLTFEGRHVFNPSMFGVATSLLFTRELITAAPAYQWANGEVALSAFILMAALVLFFFRVGRAWLVVSFLGFYALQTALRAYIMRHHLPPEVLFLGTLGSPPFFIFTFYMITDPGTSPKRPRDQVILAFALTLVDLVLHLKESVFTFFYAALTCATARFLFLHGRALWRKGARDYLAGLVSPGPLKRLGAVGGLGVALAAGYVFVVAPTQHARPLPFHMERLEASHTGLGSTMGDVLTHVDPRVLHVSKWVLSVGDAVAAGDFDGDGKLDLFLANPLKAEGDRAALFRNLGDLRFERVRMPILDAIAANYTREGTASGGTFVDYDGDGDQDLAIAVAFGPSRLLRNMLRETGSATFEDVTTKAGVGDHSVSIAVTMLDFDRDGHLDLFVANALTTHLPGYATPTPFNLFKLPEPEYPDDRRMLRFMHNGWHDADNGGLNALYRGRGDGTFEKLDSAALGLQETRWSLAVSTVDLNQDGWTDLYIANDFGPDEVYLNEQGRHFRRVRGSLFGQIGKDTYKGMNSSVADFDRNGWLDVYVSNVHHSLQAEGSLLWMLSKGEDPFVPVFKDEATFRGALNEQRFGWGAAAGDLDNDGWPDLVQANGHLDDRLDHLIDSGRKDYWYINHKLMQSGPEVHTYADKWGDIRGRTVYPNEARRAYMNLGDQKPGHFVDVARELGLDAPDNSRGVLLADLDDDGDLDAVITNQHGPVSVYRNTLMEGPGRDAAHFVGLSLEGHGAHTSRAAVGTRVVVSYEHEGQRVEQVQEMGLLGGLGASADPRMHFGLGTYAGPVTATLHWYGGEVQQVRLDADRYHVIRQASTTATLLDSH; encoded by the coding sequence ATGAATGCCGAGCAGTCGATAGCACACCCGGTGCGGCCCCAGGCCCTTCGGTGGGGGTGGATCTGGCCCCGTTGGAATGATCCGCGCCTGCCCTTCGCGGCCATCCTCACCCTGTACGGTGTGCTGGGCTTTTCCTTCTTCGGCTTCAACCGCAGCCCCGCGCAGATGGCCGCCATCGTCGTGAGTGGCAGCGTGCTGGACGCGGGGCTCACCTGGCTCTTGCGCCGCGAGAAGGTGTTTCCACTCAGCGCGTACATCTCGTGTTGCTCGCTGGCGCTCCTGCTCAACTACTCCCACTCGAGCTGGCTGCTGCTCTTGCCGGTGTGGCTCACCATCGGCTCCAAGTACGTGCTCACCTTCGAGGGCCGCCACGTCTTCAACCCGTCCATGTTCGGCGTGGCCACGTCGCTGCTCTTCACGCGCGAGCTCATCACCGCGGCGCCCGCCTACCAGTGGGCCAATGGCGAGGTGGCGCTCAGCGCCTTCATCCTCATGGCGGCGCTGGTGCTCTTCTTCTTCCGCGTGGGCCGCGCGTGGCTGGTGGTGAGCTTCCTCGGCTTCTACGCCCTGCAGACGGCCCTGCGCGCGTACATCATGCGCCACCACCTGCCTCCGGAAGTGCTCTTCCTGGGCACGCTGGGCTCGCCGCCGTTCTTCATCTTCACCTTCTATATGATCACCGACCCGGGCACGTCGCCCAAGCGGCCCCGGGATCAGGTCATCCTCGCGTTCGCGCTCACACTGGTGGACCTGGTGCTCCACCTCAAGGAGAGCGTCTTCACCTTCTTCTACGCGGCGCTCACGTGCGCCACGGCGCGCTTCCTCTTCCTGCACGGCCGGGCCCTGTGGCGAAAAGGAGCCCGGGACTACCTCGCGGGCCTCGTGTCCCCCGGTCCGCTCAAGCGCCTCGGGGCGGTGGGCGGCCTGGGCGTGGCGCTCGCCGCGGGCTACGTGTTCGTCGTGGCGCCCACCCAGCACGCGCGCCCGCTCCCCTTCCACATGGAGCGCCTGGAGGCCTCGCACACGGGGCTGGGCTCCACCATGGGGGACGTGCTCACGCACGTGGATCCCCGCGTGCTGCACGTGTCCAAGTGGGTGCTGAGCGTGGGCGACGCGGTGGCCGCCGGGGACTTCGATGGGGACGGGAAGTTGGACCTGTTCCTCGCCAATCCGCTCAAGGCCGAGGGGGATCGCGCGGCGCTCTTCCGCAACCTGGGGGACCTGCGCTTCGAGCGCGTGCGGATGCCCATCCTGGACGCCATCGCCGCGAACTACACCCGCGAGGGCACCGCCTCGGGCGGCACCTTCGTGGACTACGACGGGGATGGGGATCAGGACCTGGCCATCGCCGTGGCGTTCGGTCCCTCGCGGCTCTTGCGCAACATGCTGCGCGAGACGGGCAGCGCCACCTTCGAGGACGTCACCACGAAGGCCGGCGTGGGAGACCACTCGGTGAGCATCGCCGTGACGATGCTCGACTTCGATCGGGACGGGCACCTGGATCTCTTCGTGGCCAACGCCCTCACCACGCACCTGCCGGGCTACGCCACGCCCACGCCCTTCAACCTCTTCAAGCTGCCCGAGCCCGAGTACCCCGATGACCGCCGCATGCTGCGCTTCATGCACAACGGCTGGCATGACGCCGACAACGGTGGGCTCAACGCGCTCTACCGGGGCCGGGGCGATGGCACCTTCGAGAAGCTGGACTCGGCCGCGCTCGGGCTCCAGGAGACGCGCTGGTCGCTCGCCGTCAGCACGGTGGACCTGAACCAGGACGGGTGGACGGACCTGTACATCGCCAACGACTTCGGTCCGGACGAGGTGTACCTCAACGAGCAGGGCCGTCACTTCCGCCGCGTCCGGGGCTCGCTGTTCGGCCAGATTGGCAAGGACACCTACAAGGGCATGAACTCGAGCGTGGCCGACTTCGATCGCAACGGCTGGCTGGACGTCTACGTGTCCAACGTGCACCACTCGCTCCAGGCCGAGGGCAGCCTCCTGTGGATGCTGTCCAAGGGCGAGGATCCATTCGTCCCCGTGTTCAAGGACGAGGCCACGTTCCGGGGCGCGCTCAACGAGCAGCGCTTTGGCTGGGGCGCGGCGGCGGGAGACCTGGACAACGATGGCTGGCCGGATCTGGTGCAGGCCAATGGCCACCTCGATGACCGGTTGGATCACCTCATCGACTCGGGCCGCAAGGACTATTGGTACATCAACCACAAGTTGATGCAGTCCGGTCCCGAGGTGCACACGTACGCGGACAAGTGGGGCGACATCCGCGGGCGCACCGTCTACCCGAACGAGGCGCGGCGCGCGTACATGAACCTCGGCGACCAGAAGCCCGGCCACTTCGTGGACGTGGCCCGGGAGCTGGGCCTGGATGCGCCGGACAACTCGCGCGGCGTGCTGCTCGCGGACCTGGATGACGATGGAGACCTGGATGCCGTCATCACCAATCAGCACGGGCCGGTGTCCGTCTACCGCAACACCTTGATGGAGGGACCGGGGCGGGACGCGGCGCACTTCGTGGGCCTGTCGCTCGAGGGCCATGGCGCGCACACGAGCCGCGCCGCCGTGGGGACCCGGGTCGTCGTGTCCTACGAGCACGAGGGCCAGCGCGTGGAGCAGGTCCAGGAGATGGGGTTGCTCGGAGGCCTGGGGGCGTCGGCGGATCCGCGCATGCACTTCGGTCTGGGCACCTACGCGGGGCCCGTGACGGCCACCCTCCACTGGTATGGGGGCGAGGTGCAGCAGGTGCGGCTCGACGCCGACCGCTACCACGTCATCCGTCAGGCCTCCACCACGGCGACCCTGCTCGACAGCCACTGA
- a CDS encoding S8 family peptidase, translating to MARALVLGACLLTAPALGASGVKVLEPRLSTVKPTTPELDEETPVERVVVKFHEGTRVRLRQGMIRAMNGERSQEERGRMARYKLSEGRLDQDLNEAQRVMKRSWRWGVPERLFRQDEATLAERKRSAENLSGKEMADLDLYYEVPLEPGMKASEVEELIAQLNALDSVEIAYAEPVMWAASVEVSSDRFSSSARHDTRQGYLDAAPMGIDARYAWTVPGGRGAGVKLVDVEGAWNTAHEDLPDFFHQGGTTFSDGEWRDHGTAVLGVVASQSNGYGVTGIAHEAWVGGQGIATQSMASAIHHAARAVGRGGVVLVELQAPGPRAMKKCACNQSQCNYVPLEYWRANFDAIAQATAHGVHVVEAAGNGGVDLDDPVYRGAFNRAVRDSGAILVGASASTDHAPTCWTNHGSRVDVHSWGEKVVTLGYGDLSGASENRTYTATFSGTSSAAPIVAGAVASLQGAARAAGKGPIRPRVMRELLRATGTPQVPGPKHIGPQPNLRAAMPRLLSR from the coding sequence ATGGCTCGCGCGTTGGTGCTGGGTGCGTGTCTTCTGACGGCGCCCGCCCTGGGGGCCAGCGGCGTCAAGGTGCTCGAACCCCGGCTGTCCACGGTGAAGCCCACCACGCCCGAGCTCGACGAGGAAACGCCCGTGGAGCGCGTGGTGGTGAAGTTCCACGAGGGCACCCGGGTCCGGCTGCGGCAGGGGATGATTCGCGCCATGAATGGCGAGCGGAGCCAGGAGGAGCGCGGCCGCATGGCGCGCTACAAGCTCTCCGAGGGCCGGCTCGATCAGGACCTCAACGAGGCCCAGCGGGTGATGAAGCGCTCGTGGCGCTGGGGCGTCCCGGAGCGGCTCTTCCGCCAGGACGAGGCCACCCTCGCCGAGCGCAAGCGCTCCGCCGAGAACCTGAGCGGCAAGGAGATGGCGGACCTGGACCTCTATTACGAGGTGCCGCTGGAGCCGGGCATGAAGGCCTCGGAGGTGGAGGAGCTCATCGCGCAGCTCAACGCCCTGGACAGCGTGGAGATCGCCTACGCGGAGCCCGTGATGTGGGCGGCGAGCGTGGAGGTGTCATCGGACCGCTTCTCCTCCAGTGCGCGCCATGACACACGCCAGGGCTACCTGGACGCGGCGCCCATGGGCATCGACGCGCGCTACGCCTGGACGGTGCCCGGCGGGAGAGGCGCGGGCGTGAAGCTCGTGGACGTGGAGGGCGCCTGGAACACCGCGCACGAGGATCTGCCGGACTTCTTCCACCAGGGGGGCACGACGTTCTCCGACGGGGAGTGGCGCGACCACGGCACCGCGGTGCTGGGCGTGGTGGCCAGCCAGTCCAACGGCTACGGCGTCACCGGCATCGCCCACGAGGCGTGGGTGGGCGGCCAGGGCATCGCCACCCAGAGCATGGCGAGCGCCATCCACCACGCGGCGCGCGCGGTGGGCCGGGGCGGCGTGGTGCTGGTGGAGCTGCAGGCGCCCGGTCCCCGCGCCATGAAGAAGTGCGCCTGCAACCAGAGCCAGTGCAACTACGTGCCCCTGGAGTACTGGCGGGCCAACTTCGACGCCATCGCCCAGGCCACCGCGCACGGCGTGCACGTGGTGGAGGCGGCCGGCAACGGCGGCGTGGACCTGGATGACCCCGTCTACCGAGGCGCCTTCAACCGCGCGGTGCGCGACTCGGGCGCCATCCTCGTGGGCGCCAGCGCCTCCACGGACCATGCGCCCACGTGCTGGACGAACCACGGCAGCCGCGTGGACGTGCACAGCTGGGGCGAGAAGGTGGTGACGCTCGGCTACGGCGACCTGTCCGGCGCGAGCGAGAACCGCACCTACACCGCCACGTTCAGCGGCACCTCCAGCGCCGCGCCCATCGTGGCCGGAGCGGTGGCCTCGTTGCAGGGCGCCGCGCGCGCCGCGGGCAAGGGCCCCATCCGGCCGCGCGTGATGCGGGAGCTGCTGCGCGCCACGGGCACGCCCCAGGTGCCGGGCCCCAAGCACATCGGCCCCCAGCCCAACCTGCGCGCCGCCATGCCCCGGCTGCTCTCGCGCTAG
- a CDS encoding DUF3185 family protein — MGIVRILGLMLIVAGTVFLATAYRATDSFVERATQKVTGRYSDRTQRDLAIGGAGVVGGVLLLALGGGRRRR, encoded by the coding sequence GTGGGAATTGTCCGCATCCTGGGCTTGATGCTCATCGTCGCAGGCACCGTGTTCCTGGCGACCGCGTATCGCGCCACCGACTCGTTCGTGGAGCGCGCCACGCAGAAGGTCACCGGGCGCTACTCCGACCGCACCCAGCGCGACCTGGCCATCGGTGGCGCGGGGGTGGTGGGCGGCGTGTTGCTGCTCGCCCTGGGGGGCGGACGGCGGCGGCGCTAG